In Paenibacillus protaetiae, the genomic stretch TTTGAAACGTAATCATTTTGCCAGCACATCATGGAAAAATTTATCCAAAGCGGCGACATCGGTTATATTCCGGTTGCAGGTTTCGCTGTTTAAGCAAATATAGTTGCCGATCGCTTTGTAATAATCGGGGGACGCGTTTGCCGGTTTCGATTTGGTAATGGCGGTAAACAGCGCGACCTCTTCATGCTTGCTGCATACAAAACATACGCCTTTTTTATTGGTCGGCGTAAATCTTCCTTCAATGCCGGCCAGCTGATTGTGATGAGGATAGGCAAGATACATTTTGCCTGAAGCGATGTCTGTCCAGCCCATATAAGTGACATAACGGAAGTCGAGCGCCTCCAAGCTAGGCGTTTTCAGCTTTTTTACTTTTGGAAACAGTTTTTTAAGCTGGTTATCCGTTACTTGAGGCATCTCCGCCACGTATGGCTCCAGCGAGTTTACATAGGACCGGCATTCCTCTGCCGTTTGAAGCGAGGAAATGGCCTCAAGCAATGGCTGCTGCGCCTCGCGGGATGTCGGGAAAAGCTCCAATACTTTGGCTTGAACCTCGTCGCGCAGCGACAGGATGACTTTCGGATCGGAAGACGTGTTGAATGCGCGCTGCAGCTGACCGACTTGCTTTTTAATATAATTATATTGATGGTTTCTAATGAATGGTTGACTCATGCTTTTCAGCCCCTTATTTGGATATGGTTCATTACAATAAGGTGCAAAGCGCATTCTTTAGAAACGATAACAGCAGGCGAAAGGTTATTAAATGGTCCGCCCCATGCAAAGTATCGCCTCTAAATCAGGCTTTGCATGAGTTGATCTCATTCCGGCAAACTGATTTGCCATCATTACCGACCTCCTTTGGATAGTCTCATTATAAAATAGTTTGACCGGCGAGACAATGTGAACGAACGGACAGGCGAAGGCGGGCAGTCAAATGTCTATATACCAATAGCGGCGGCGCCGGAATCCAATTCCGGTGCCGCCGCTATTGTTGTTA encodes the following:
- a CDS encoding FusB/FusC family EF-G-binding protein — translated: MSQPFIRNHQYNYIKKQVGQLQRAFNTSSDPKVILSLRDEVQAKVLELFPTSREAQQPLLEAISSLQTAEECRSYVNSLEPYVAEMPQVTDNQLKKLFPKVKKLKTPSLEALDFRYVTYMGWTDIASGKMYLAYPHHNQLAGIEGRFTPTNKKGVCFVCSKHEEVALFTAITKSKPANASPDYYKAIGNYICLNSETCNRNITDVAALDKFFHDVLAK